One region of Catenuloplanes indicus genomic DNA includes:
- a CDS encoding phage tail fiber protein: MPNNLVLTEANRYIDAGFATAAYVAPTSPIRVALLTANGTNTAAGTEVTGGSYARQTITMGAAASGSASNSNTINFTGLPAATVTGIDIYDSNGTPRRIWTGPLTASKTVGAGDTLSFSASSIVASLA; the protein is encoded by the coding sequence GTGCCGAATAATCTCGTTCTAACCGAAGCGAACCGGTACATCGACGCCGGGTTCGCCACCGCCGCGTATGTGGCGCCGACCTCCCCGATCCGTGTCGCCCTGCTGACCGCGAACGGCACGAACACCGCCGCGGGCACCGAGGTGACGGGTGGCTCGTACGCCCGGCAGACGATCACGATGGGGGCGGCGGCGTCCGGGTCGGCGTCGAACTCGAACACGATCAACTTCACGGGTCTTCCGGCGGCGACGGTCACGGGCATCGACATCTACGACAGCAACGGCACCCCGCGCCGGATCTGGACCGGCCCGCTCACCGCCTCGAAGACCGTGGGGGCAGGGGACACGCTGAGCTTCTCGGCGTCCTCGATCGTCGCGTCGCTCGCGTAG